A region from the Paenibacillus humicola genome encodes:
- a CDS encoding response regulator, whose protein sequence is MMIVDDEPLVRKGIATSIDWQEHGIEIAAEAGNGRDALQKLQTAPVDLVLADIRMPIMNGIELSEQIKKLYPDIAIVLLSGYEDFAYAKAALQIGIQNYLLKPASAEKLISAITDIRDRKREEQLSKTKEIGRLHMFNENLPYLKYKFMNSLLKKELSAAGIKEKLRTLQIDLTGSEYHILIMDIDDFAFFSQKLSPKENEAFAFAVFNIAEETLLSYFSGFVSYGELNRLIALVSTDKVHSLLAVCKEIQSNVKRYLKLSLSIGIGLPCASLLEIGRSYREADQALKEKVYRGKGQIFMHVRERQRENAGAEPFSTLTMEERSMAQALKRMSESELREMIRQYFQRFASENRRFDEVKHACVRLVIFFIQELEEAGHSKDLVFGPQFIPHVAIERFEVVADLEAWMGQMVAKIVRHLEDNRRNSFKRTIKEAIQYMEKHYEQSLSLTEVADHVNVTPAYFSKLFKEEMGITFVKWLSRLRVEKAKALLMETRLKTYEIAEKVGFYDYKYFSNTFRKYTGLSPRDYRNR, encoded by the coding sequence ATGATGATCGTGGATGACGAACCGCTGGTTCGCAAAGGGATTGCGACATCGATCGACTGGCAGGAGCACGGCATCGAGATTGCCGCCGAAGCGGGAAACGGGCGGGACGCCCTGCAGAAGCTTCAGACGGCTCCGGTCGACCTCGTGCTGGCCGATATCCGCATGCCGATCATGAACGGGATCGAGTTGTCCGAGCAGATCAAGAAGCTGTATCCCGATATCGCGATCGTGCTGCTGAGCGGTTACGAGGATTTCGCATATGCCAAGGCGGCGCTTCAGATCGGCATTCAAAATTATTTGTTGAAGCCGGCCAGCGCGGAGAAGCTGATCTCCGCCATCACCGATATCCGCGACCGGAAGCGGGAAGAGCAGCTGAGCAAGACAAAAGAAATCGGCCGGCTTCACATGTTTAATGAAAATCTGCCCTACCTCAAGTATAAATTTATGAACAGTCTGCTCAAAAAGGAATTGAGCGCGGCCGGAATCAAGGAAAAGCTGCGGACGCTGCAAATCGATTTGACGGGATCGGAATATCACATCCTGATTATGGACATCGACGATTTCGCGTTCTTCTCCCAGAAGCTGTCGCCGAAGGAGAACGAGGCCTTTGCGTTCGCCGTCTTCAATATCGCCGAAGAGACACTGCTGTCCTACTTCTCCGGCTTTGTCAGCTACGGAGAGCTGAATCGGCTGATCGCCCTCGTGTCTACGGATAAGGTTCATTCGCTTCTGGCCGTCTGCAAGGAAATCCAGTCGAACGTCAAAAGGTACCTGAAGCTGTCGCTTTCAATCGGCATCGGCCTGCCGTGCGCGAGCCTGCTCGAGATCGGCAGGTCGTACCGGGAAGCGGACCAGGCGCTTAAGGAGAAGGTGTATCGGGGAAAAGGGCAGATCTTTATGCACGTGAGAGAGCGGCAGCGGGAGAATGCCGGCGCGGAGCCGTTCTCTACGCTCACGATGGAAGAGCGGTCGATGGCGCAGGCGTTGAAACGGATGAGCGAGAGCGAGCTTCGCGAAATGATCCGCCAATATTTTCAGCGCTTCGCGTCCGAGAACCGGCGCTTCGACGAAGTGAAGCACGCCTGCGTTCGGCTGGTCATCTTTTTCATTCAAGAGCTGGAGGAAGCGGGGCATTCCAAGGACCTTGTTTTCGGCCCGCAATTCATCCCGCATGTTGCGATCGAGCGCTTTGAGGTGGTGGCCGACCTGGAGGCGTGGATGGGGCAGATGGTCGCCAAGATCGTTCGTCATTTGGAGGACAATCGCCGGAATTCCTTCAAGAGGACGATTAAAGAGGCGATTCAGTACATGGAGAAGCATTACGAACAGTCGCTCAGTTTGACGGAGGTGGCCGATCACGTCAATGTGACGCCGGCTTATTTCAGCAAATTGTTCAAAGAGGAAATGGGCATTACGTTCGTGAAGTGGCTCAGCCGGCTGCGGGTGGAGAAAGCGAAGGCGCTGCTCATGGAGACGCGCTTGAAGACGTATGAAATCGCCGAGAAGGTGGGATTCTACGACTACAAATATTTT
- a CDS encoding cache domain-containing sensor histidine kinase, translated as MRTRRMFSLRYKILIFSLLMTLVPILIVGSFSYVRSTKIVRDQASKLNMETLKQIAYNIEFIINDVRGISINMINNQRLNQYLKSFNRSEMSQNDPSIQTLLGDYILTKKYVYSIYVQDLSGGGMDTQGARNLLSEEQIARMKALNGKEEWSLSDVYVGTSDLNVITLFREIRDINNINQVLGFMKINLSQPQIRSIYDKQVASEHGLFFMIDADKTILSTLSDQKVGQKLEDRYVRPQLFTDREGYYDTEIDGQKYMVEFYTIDQTGWRLINCVPLRSITKQGDQIKQVTYVSIFLSLVICFLFLLYFLLKVLKPLRQIRRLMGSLEKENFNVNMNVQGNDEIALLGSSFNKMSRRLDELINEVHVVKIKQKEAEIKALEEQINPHFLYNTLDLIYWVGRMEKAYETASLIQTLSQLFRIGLNKGSGFTLVRKELEYIENYMLIQKKRYENAITFTAEADPDTLNCKVIKLILQPLIENAITHGIEQKGGFGHIGVRIYKEGDTVVYEVTDDGVGMDPDVVARLQGPAHLQQGVGLRNINDRIKLSFGNSYGIHIESKPGQGTKVIVRQPFIKGNEQDVQHDDRG; from the coding sequence ATGCGTACGCGCAGGATGTTCAGCTTGCGTTACAAAATATTGATCTTCTCCCTGCTGATGACGCTTGTTCCGATCTTGATCGTCGGCAGCTTCTCATACGTCCGCTCCACGAAAATCGTCAGAGACCAAGCCAGCAAATTAAATATGGAAACGCTTAAACAGATCGCCTACAACATCGAGTTTATCATTAACGACGTGCGCGGGATTTCGATCAACATGATCAACAACCAAAGGCTGAATCAATATTTGAAATCGTTTAACCGCAGCGAAATGTCCCAAAACGATCCTTCGATTCAAACCTTATTAGGCGATTATATTTTAACCAAAAAATATGTATATTCCATCTACGTTCAGGATTTGAGCGGCGGCGGCATGGATACGCAAGGGGCGCGCAATTTGCTCAGCGAGGAACAGATCGCGCGAATGAAGGCGTTGAACGGGAAGGAAGAGTGGTCCCTCAGCGACGTTTATGTGGGGACGTCGGACCTGAATGTCATCACGCTGTTCCGGGAAATCCGGGATATTAACAACATTAACCAGGTGCTCGGGTTTATGAAAATTAATTTGTCGCAGCCGCAAATCCGCAGCATTTACGACAAGCAGGTCGCGAGCGAGCACGGACTTTTCTTCATGATCGATGCGGATAAAACGATTTTGTCCACGCTGTCCGATCAGAAGGTCGGCCAGAAGCTGGAGGACCGGTATGTGCGGCCGCAGCTGTTTACGGACAGAGAAGGCTACTACGATACGGAGATCGACGGTCAAAAATATATGGTGGAGTTTTATACGATCGACCAGACCGGGTGGAGGCTGATCAACTGCGTCCCGCTGCGCTCGATTACGAAGCAGGGCGACCAGATCAAGCAGGTGACCTACGTGTCGATTTTCCTCAGCCTCGTCATTTGCTTCTTGTTCCTGCTCTATTTTCTGCTGAAGGTGCTGAAGCCGCTCCGGCAGATCCGCAGGCTGATGGGCAGCCTGGAGAAAGAAAATTTCAACGTCAACATGAACGTGCAGGGCAACGACGAGATCGCCTTGCTGGGCAGCAGCTTCAACAAAATGTCCAGAAGGCTTGACGAATTGATCAACGAGGTTCATGTGGTCAAGATTAAGCAGAAGGAAGCGGAGATCAAAGCGCTGGAGGAGCAGATCAATCCGCACTTCCTGTACAATACGCTGGACTTGATTTATTGGGTGGGACGGATGGAAAAGGCGTACGAAACCGCATCCCTCATTCAGACGCTGTCCCAGCTGTTCCGCATCGGCTTGAACAAAGGCAGCGGCTTTACGCTGGTCCGCAAGGAATTGGAGTATATCGAAAATTACATGCTGATCCAGAAAAAGCGGTACGAGAACGCCATTACGTTCACCGCCGAAGCCGACCCGGATACGCTGAACTGCAAGGTTATCAAGCTTATTCTGCAGCCGTTGATCGAGAACGCCATCACGCACGGCATCGAGCAAAAGGGCGGCTTCGGCCATATCGGGGTGCGGATTTACAAAGAAGGCGATACGGTCGTGTACGAGGTGACCGACGACGGCGTCGGGATGGATCCGGACGTCGTCGCCCGGCTGCAGGGCCCGGCGCACCTGCAGCAGGGAGTGGGCCTTCGCAATATCAACGACCGCATCAAGCTGAGCTTCGGCAATTCGTACGGAATTCACATTGAGAGTAAGCCCGGACAAGGGACGAAAGTAATCGTCAGACAACCATTCATAAAGGGGAACGAGCAGGATGTTCAACATGATGATCGTGGATGA
- the dgoD gene encoding galactonate dehydratase — translation MKITEIKTYLVSTLRQNWLFVKVLTDEGVYGWGEASVEGQEKAVEQSIHLLAERCVIGEDPRNIEKIWQKMARHGFWKGGFVYMSAISGIDQALWDITGKIYNVPVYMLLGGAVRDKIRTYTHAGNAESALKAVEMGFAGIKTGGGKPGRMYDPASDIEFLDENLASIRRAIGKDKLICIDNHGQGTPAEAIKLLEVAAKHNVYFFEEPISPENTAAFKRIRENSGNVPIAAGERLFSRFEFREVVENQLFDFAQPDICHCGGITEIRKIASMVETYHIKLAPHNPNGPVATAASLHVSAAAQNFDILEFAAHSVYARTDICSMSFKPENGCFPLPQGPGLGIELNEEAFAKYPYRSKQYEPRYNLDGSVAEI, via the coding sequence ATGAAAATAACCGAGATCAAAACCTATTTGGTATCGACGCTCAGACAAAATTGGCTCTTTGTCAAAGTTTTAACGGACGAGGGGGTTTATGGCTGGGGAGAGGCAAGCGTCGAAGGACAGGAGAAGGCGGTCGAACAAAGCATTCATTTATTGGCGGAGCGCTGCGTGATCGGAGAAGATCCCCGCAATATCGAAAAGATTTGGCAGAAGATGGCCCGCCACGGCTTTTGGAAAGGCGGCTTTGTTTATATGTCCGCCATTAGCGGGATCGACCAGGCGCTGTGGGATATAACCGGCAAGATTTACAATGTCCCGGTATACATGCTGCTCGGCGGTGCGGTACGCGACAAAATCCGCACCTATACGCACGCAGGCAATGCGGAATCCGCCCTGAAGGCGGTCGAAATGGGCTTTGCCGGCATTAAAACGGGGGGCGGAAAGCCCGGACGGATGTACGATCCGGCGTCCGATATCGAGTTTCTGGACGAGAATCTCGCTTCGATCCGCAGGGCAATCGGCAAGGATAAACTGATCTGCATCGACAATCACGGCCAAGGAACACCTGCCGAGGCCATCAAGCTGCTTGAGGTCGCGGCAAAACATAACGTCTATTTTTTCGAAGAACCGATCTCTCCCGAGAATACCGCCGCGTTCAAAAGAATCCGCGAAAACTCGGGCAATGTCCCGATCGCGGCAGGAGAGCGCCTTTTCAGCCGTTTCGAGTTCCGGGAAGTAGTTGAAAATCAGCTGTTCGATTTCGCGCAGCCCGACATTTGCCACTGCGGAGGCATAACCGAAATCCGTAAAATCGCTTCGATGGTAGAGACGTATCATATCAAGCTTGCGCCTCACAACCCGAACGGGCCGGTTGCCACGGCAGCAAGCCTTCACGTCAGCGCCGCCGCTCAAAATTTTGATATCCTGGAGTTTGCGGCGCATTCGGTTTACGCACGGACGGACATCTGCAGCATGTCGTTTAAGCCGGAAAACGGCTGTTTTCCTTTGCCGCAAGGCCCCGGCCTGGGGATCGAACTGAATGAAGAGGCGTTTGCAAAATATCCATACAGGTCAAAGCAGTATGAACCGCGTTACAATCTGGATGGAAGCGTCGCGGAAATTTAG